A portion of the Anabas testudineus chromosome 22, fAnaTes1.2, whole genome shotgun sequence genome contains these proteins:
- the pdzph1 gene encoding uncharacterized protein pdzph1, whose product MQIDPLEKHTTSTEDHHLTPNHDLSFHSLNTNEVIEEIKPEGNTNHSLPLMIEKRNRLHVDTEGSSTEGSDKAAITASCPSKVPTDPGNQAKDKLRKTANKQIVSRTSSEAKEHLKPVVHKDPDSSGSDHWARRRKLFKETKQWSSAGGSSVTSDITEESVSEDTRSLDMTIRDNEDKGFYTETFHSSAWIYQGNDVGSGAIPPSLNTRSRVVSIRERTVKISKGTGEYPWGFRIQFSKPIVVTEVDTNGAAEEAGLMVGDYVLAVNGTDVTSIPHSEAATLARQGPDVLTLTIGSDIARCPNTPWPSCRGYLHKRTQSGLIKGWRKRWFVLTHDCCLYYYRHKRDEGKRRALSAVKLEGAEVGQDTSLGKPFVFKCRPQSGSRVYFFCATSNQEMKRWLEAMEKAIHPITQNHVWVDVTRHNSNLPPLAVKNPECLGLLHKMDKNKDMWIQHYCILKDGCLYLYSGIRATHAHGGIYLQGYIVREQPFGSKKSTIELKPPCDEFKTFYLCAENPNENKRWIVAMKASIKKWLPLHQALQDYMNRPHEETRM is encoded by the exons ATGCAGATAGACccactggaaaaacacacaactagCACAGAAGACCACCACTTGACCCCTAATCATGACTTaagttttcattcattaaacacAAATGAGGTTATAGAGGAGATTAAACCTGAAGGGAACACCAACCATTCCCTACCACTGATGAttgagaagagaaacagactgcATGTGGACACAGAAGGAAGCAGTACAGAGGGCTCAGACAAAGCTGCCATCACTGCATCCTGTCCTTCCAAAGTTCCCACAGATCCTGGAAACCAGGCAAAGGACAAGCTCAGAAAAACGGCCAATAAACAGATTGTATCTAGAA CTTCCTCAGAGGCCAAAGAGCATCTGAAACCTGTGGTTCATAAAGACCCAGACAGCAGTGGCTCTGACCACTGGGCCAGGAGGCGAAAGCTCTTCAAGGAGACAAAGCAGTGGAGCTCGGCTGGAGGAAGCTCAGTGACTAGTGACATCACAGAGGAATCCG TATCAGAAGACACTCGCTCTTTGGACATGACAATTCGAGACAATGAGGATAAAGGCTTTTATACAGAGACTTTCCACTCGTCAGCATGGATTTACCAAGGAAATGATGTGGGCTCAGGGGCCATTCCTCCCAGCCTCAACACAAGATCTCGAGTTGTCTCAA TTCGTGAGAGGACTGTCAAGATCAGCAAAGGCACAGGAGAGTATCCTTGGGGCTTTCGGATCCAGTTTTCTAAACCTATTGTGGTTACAGAGGTTGACACAA ACGGGGCTGCTGAGGAAGCAGGATTGATGGTGGGAGACTATGTCCTGGCTGTCAATGGAACTGATGTCACCAGCATCCCTCATTCTGAGGCTGCCACTTTGGCCAGACAAG GTCCAGATGTTTTAACATTAACCATTGGTTCAGACATTGCTCGTTGTCCTAACACCCCGTGGCCATCATGTCGTGGTTACCTCCACAAGCGTACCCAGTCTGGTCTGATCAAAGGCTGGAGGAAAAGGTGGTTTGTACTCACACATGACTGCTGCTTGTACTACTACAGGCACAAACGG GATGAAGGCAAGAGGCGAGCTTTGTCAGCAGTGAAGCTGGAGGGGGCTGAGGTGGGGCAGGATACTTCCCTGGGAAAACCTTTCGTATTCAAGTGCCGCCCTCAGTCTGGTAGTCGAGTGTACTTCTTCTGTGCTACTTCCAACCAGGAGATGAAAAG GTGGCTGGAAGCTATGGAGAAAGCTATTCATCCTATCACACAG AACCACGTGTGGGTGGATGTGACCAGACACAACTCTAATCTGCCCCCGCTGGCTGTGAAAAACCCAGAGTGTCTTGGATTGCTTCataaaatggataaaaacaagGACATGTGGATACAGCACTATTGCATTCTGAAGGATGGTTGCCTCTACTTGTACAGCGGTATCCGTGCAACTCATGCACACG GTGGTATCTACCTTCAAGGGTACATAGTGCGAGAGCAGCCCTTTGGATCCAAGAAATCCACCATTGAGCTGAAACCTCCATGTGATGAGTTCAAGACTTTCTACCTCTGTGCTGAAAATCCTAACGAGAACAAGCG ATGGATTGTAGCTATGAAAGCTTCAATAAAAAAGTGGCTGCCTTTACACCAGGCCCTTCAGGACTACATGAATCGACCGCATGAAGAGACCAGAATGTGA
- the macir gene encoding UNC119-binding protein C5orf30 homolog: MSGRMEMDVSGVSRAHVSILPAAEIKTTLKPEAERPRCASTPCSPIRGTVAGYQILHMDSNYLVGFTTGEELLKLAHKWSEGTPEKGSVSEAVPSSTQSPVSKSADLGVHRSSRIFKGKSRYYQPYDIPAANGRRRRRMPSSCDTSLRSLGHGEPGRGLHDPLPLCLLKGKGAQSKSLDYLNLDKISIRESSDTEVLQYQLQHLTLRGERIFTRNKT; this comes from the coding sequence ATGTCTGGAAGGATGGAAATGGACGTCAGTGGAGTTTCCAGGGCTCACGTCTCCATTCTGCCTGCAGCTGAGATCAAAACCACATTGAAACCAGAGGCAGAGAGACCTCGCTGTGCCAGCACCCCGTGTTCACCCATCAGAGGTACTGTTGCAGGATACCAAATCCTCCACATGGACTCCAACTATCTCGTGGGCTTCACCACTGGAGAGGAGCTGCTCAAGCTGGCCCACAAATGGTCAGAAGGCACTCCAGAGAAGGGTTCTGTATCAGAGGCTGTGCCCAGCTCCACCCAAAGTCCAGTCTCAAAGTCTGCAGACTTGGGTGTCCATCGGTCTTCACGGATCTTCAAAGGCAAAAGTCGCTATTACCAACCTTACGACATTCCTGCTGCCAATGGGCGGAGACGGAGGCGTATGCCGAGCTCTTGTGACACCTCCCTGAGGTCCCTGGGCCATGGGGAGCCTGGAAGAGGTCTGCATGATCCATTACCCCTATGTCTTCTTAAAGGAAAGGGGGCACAGTCCAAATCCCTGGACTACCTTAATCTGGACAAAATAAGCATCAGAGAGTCATCAGACACAGAGGTGTTACAGTACCAACTGCAGCACCTCACCCTGCGAGGAGAGCGCATTTTTACCAGGAACAAGACTTGA
- the skp2 gene encoding S-phase kinase-associated protein 2 has translation MHKTSMPLQDLPSLNVQSSMLSQSKRINKRKPKGCLGEGLDTDCTPVELLHQWPHAHKHQRLNSKGKENEDDQFILGRRARRKKESNSGITWDHLPDELLLGIFFYLPLHDLLRMSVVCKRLHRLAFDECLWHSVDLEGLTHAGRALQQVLKTRVRRLRCPRSFVEELHFTDTGPLQIVQLDLSNSIIPTSALESIICRCRVLEYLSLEGLQLSDNIINSLAMNPNIQLLNLSGCSGFSASSLADMLKSCSSIEQLNISWCEFSNDHVKSIVHNLSSCVTQLNIGGYRESLTLDDVKVLVERCPCIQTLDLSDSTLLMADSFPVLTQLENLQHLSLSRCYHIHLAALTDLTKMFPSLCLLDVFGLVNDSHMTSLKKEMPRVGINTRPFSSIARPTPANRLVGSLNDHTMWNRKCRLRFRH, from the exons ATGCATAAAACCAG CATGCCTCTGCAGGATCTCCCCAGCCTGAATGTTCAGAGCTCCATGTTGTCTCAGTCCAAGAGAATCAACAAACGCAAGCCTAAAGGCTGCCTGGGTGAGGGTCTGGACACGGACTGCACCCCAGTGGAGCTCCTCCATCAGTGGccacacgcacacaagcacCAGCGTCTCAACAGCAAGGGCAAAGAGAATGAAGATGACCAGTTCATTCTCGGCAGGAGAgcaaggaggaagaaagagtcCAACTCGG GCATTACGTGGGACCACCTACCAGATGAGCTGCTTCTCGGGATCTTTTTCTACTTACCTTTGCACGATCTACTTAGAATGTCCGTAGTTTGCAAGCGTTTGCATCGCTTAGC GTTCGACGAGTGTCTGTGGCACAGCGTTGATCTGGAGGGCTTGACCCACGCGGGAAGGGCTCTACAGCAAGTGTTAAAAACAAGGGTCCGCAGGCTTCGCTGCCCTCGCTCCTTTGTGGAAGAGCTGCACTTCACAGACACAGG ccCACTGCAGATTGTCCAGTTGGACTTGTCCAATTCCATCATCCCCACCTCAGCTCTGGAGAGCATCATCTGTCGCTGCAGAGTATTGGAGTATCTGAGCCTGGAGGGTCTGCAGCTCTCGGACAATATCATAAA CTCCCTGGCCATGAACCCAAACATCCAGCTGCTCAACTTGTCCGGGTGCTCTGgcttctctgcttcttctttggCTGACATGCTCAAATcctgctccag CATTGAGCAGCTGAATATATCATGGTGTGAATTCAGCAACGATCATGTGAAGAGTATTGTCCATAATCTGAGTTCCTGTGTTACTCAGCTCAACATTGGCGGTTACAGAGAGAGTCTCACACTGGACG ATGTAAAGGTGCTGGTGGAGAGATGTCCGTGTATTCAAACCCTAGATTTAAG TGACAGCACTCTGCTGATGGCTGACAGCTTCCCTGTCCTCACACAACTGGAGAATCTGCAGCATCTGTCCCTGAGTCGCTGCTATCACATTCACCTTGCTGCTCTCAC TGACCTGACCAAGATGTTCCCCTCTCTGTGCCTGCTGGACGTGTTTGGCCTGGTAAACGACAGCCACATGACCTCTCTGAAGAAGGAGATGCCTCGTGTTGGCATTAACACCAGGCCCTTCTCCAGCATCGCCCGGCCCACACCCGCCAACAGGCTCGTTGGCTCCCTCAACGACCACACCATGTGGAACAGGAAGTGTCGACTGAGGTTCAGGCATTAA